From Cygnus atratus isolate AKBS03 ecotype Queensland, Australia chromosome 1, CAtr_DNAZoo_HiC_assembly, whole genome shotgun sequence, the proteins below share one genomic window:
- the MAP6 gene encoding microtubule-associated protein 6: MAWPCITRACCIARFWNQLDKADIAVPLVFTKYSEATEQQQHPQHPQHPLQQQQQQPQPVVPAPPQRPSVPIATQPGADAAAAAAGGGGGGEAAPGSARPGPAPHASPPADSVMRHDYKPWKVQRPEPSCKPKSEYQPSDAPFEKETQYQKDFRAWPIPKRGDHPWIPKAGPSPVLGPERASPEKPAQEKRRKKEEDPEAEEEHPKAGAGREKGRQKGEEPGGQQAEAGRGRAAADALNRQIKEEVVAAGVSSSYRNEFRPWIDVKPVKAIKAKAQYKPPEEKMTHETSYSAQFKGETSKPAPADNKFLERRRIRTLYSEPYKEPPKVEKPSVKPSKPKKTTTSHKPLKKAKDKQIASGRAAKKKSAETSNTAKPEDKEKSKEMNNKLAEAKETPEKNPGATDQEPSTLVQDQCT; encoded by the exons ATGGCGTGGCCCTGCATCACCCGCGCCTGCTGCATCGCCCGCTTCTGGAACCAGCTGGACAAGGCGGACATCGCCGTGCCCTTGGTCTTCACCAAATACTCGGAGGCcaccgagcagcagcagcatcctcagcatccccagcaccccctgcagcagcagcagcagcagccccagcccgtgGTCCCCGCTCCCCCGCAGCGCCCCTCCGTCCCCATCGCCACCCAGCCCGGTGccgatgctgctgctgctgctgcgggaggaggaggcggtggggAAGCGGCtcccggctcggcacggcccggcccggccccgcacgCTTCTCCCCCCGCCGATTCGGTGATGCGGCACGACTACAAACCCTGGAAGGTGCAGCGGCCGGAGCCCAGCTGCAAGCCCAAGAGCGAGTACCAGCCTTCGGATGCGCCCTTCGAGAAGGAGACGCAGTACCAGAAGGATTTCCGCGCCTGGCCCATCCCCAAAAGGGGGGATCACCCGTGGATCCCAAAAGCGGGACCCTCGCCGGTCCTCGGTCCGGAGCGAGCATCCCCGGAGAAGCCGGctcaggagaagaggaggaagaaggaggaagaccCCGAGGCCGAGGAAGAGCATCCCAAAgccggggccgggagggagAAGGGCCGGCAGAAGGGCGAGGAGCCCGGGGGGCAGCAGGCGGAggcgggcaggggcagggcggCTGCCGATGCCCTCAACAGGCAGatcaaggaggaggtggtggcggCGGGGGTCAGCTCGTCCTACAG aaatgaGTTCAGACCATGGATAGACGTCAAGCCTGTGAAAGCTATAAAAGCCAAGGCCCAGTACAAGCCGCCGGAGGAGAAAATGACCCATGAAACCAGTTACAGCGCTCAATTCAAGGGGGAAACCAGTAAGCCTGCTCCAGCTGATAACAAATTCCTGGAGCGCAGAAGGATACGCACTCTCTACAGTGAACCTTACAAAGAACCTCCAAAG GTGGAAAAGCCTAGCGTAAAGCCTTCCAAACCAAAAAAGACCACAACAAGCCATAAACCCCTGAAAAAGGCCAAAGACAAGCAGATTGCATCGGGCCGGGCTGCCAAGAAAAAGAGCGCCGAGACCTCCAACACAGCAAAACCAGAGGACAAGGAGAAAAGTAAAGAGATGAACAATAAACTGGCTGAGGCGAAAGA